GGCCGCTCGTGCCGTCGGTGGCCGTCGTGTAGACGTGGCCCTTGAACAGCGTCTGACCGGCCGGGAAGGAGCCGCGGAAGCCGGGACGGATGTCCTTCAGCATGCGCGTGCCGGTGCTGCTGCCGTCCGTGATCCACAGCTCCTGACCCGATGCGATGTGGAAGGCGCTGAAGAGCATCTTCCCGTTGAGCGGCGTGAGGCCGGTGGGCGAGACGAAGGCCAGCGCCTGGCGCTGCTCGGGCAACACCTCGCGCTCGGGGTCCTGCGCGAAGGCGGGCAGCTGCACCAGCAGCGCGAGGGCGGCCAGCCATGCGGGCCGCATGGCGGAGAAAGAAGCGAATGGCATCTCAGCCTCCGAACCACCGCGCCGGCGCGATCACCAACTGCGGAAACGCCACCATCACGAACAGGATGGCGAACTCCGCGATCATGAAAGGCACGACGCCGCGCGTGACATCGTCCATCGATATCTTCCCGACGCCCGCCACCACGTTCAACACAGTCCCCACCGGCGGCGTCACCAGTCCGATCGAGTTGTTGATGATGAACAGCACGCCGAAATACACCGGATCGATGCCCGCCGCCTTCACCACCGGCATGAGCACCGGCGTGAGGATCAGGATGGTGGGCGTCATGTCCATCGCGGTGCCCACGACCATCACGATCACCATGATCGCGACCATCAGCAGGATCTGGTTGCCCATGAAGGGCTCCAGCAGGCCGACGATCTTGGAGGGCAGGTCGGCCACCGTGATGAGCCAAGCGCTCACCATCGCCGCGGCGATCAGGAACATCACGATCGCGCTCGTCTTGGCCGCACTCACGAAGATGCCGTAGAGGTCGCGCCAGGTGATCTCGCGGTAGATGACGGTCGACACGAAGAGCGCATACACCGCCGCCACCACCGCGGCCTCGGTCGGCGTGAAGACGCCCATGCGCAGGCCCACCAGGATGATCACCGGCAGCATCAGCGCCCAGATCGCCTTGCGGAACGTGACGAAGATCTCGGCCGACGACTTGCGCGGCGGCGGCACGATCTTTTCGCGCCGCACGAGCCAGGCCCAGGTGAGCCACAGTGCGGCACCGATCAGGAGGCCGGGCACGATGGCCGCGAGGAACAGCTTGGAGATGGACACGTTGGCCGCCACGCCGAAGATCACGAGGCCGATGCTGGGCGGAATCACCGGCCCGATCACGCCAGTGGCCGCGATGAGGCCGGCGGCGCGCGGCTTGTCGTGGCCGGCCTTCACCATCATCGGCAGCAGCAATGCGGTGAGCGCTGCGGCATCGGCCACGGCCGAACCCGAGAGCGCCGAGAGCAGGCAGCCGGCCATGATGGTCACGTAGCCGAGGCCCCCCTTCACATGGCCGACCACCGCGAGCGCGAAGTCGACGATGCGTTTCGAGAGCCCGCCCACGTTCATGATCTCGCCGGCCAGCATGAAGAAGGGAACGGCCAGCAGCGGAAAGCTGTCGGCCCCGCCGATCACGTTCTGCGCGAGGATCTGCGCGTCGAACAGGTCCAGGTGCCACATGAGCGCCACGCCGCTCGCGAGCAACGCGAACGCGATGGGAATGCCCATCGCCATGGCAAGGAGGAGCGAGCCGACAAAGACGAGGATGGTCATTTGCGCGCTCCCTGAACACTGCCCTGGTCAGCGCCCTGGCTGCCGAGGATCTGCTGCAGCTGCACCGCCTCTTCGGACTCCTGCACCATCACGAGATCGCTCTCGGCGATGCGTCCCATGAGCAGGCGCAAGAGGTCGAGCGCGAGGATGAAGCCTGCCAGCACCGAGAACACCACGCCCGAGGCATACACGATGGCCATCGACGCGCCGGTGACCGGCGCGGTCACGTCCCAGTTGATGCGCGCCTGCGCGACGCTGCCCTGGAACAGCAGCCACACGATGTAGAGCATCACCAGGTGGCCGACGGCCAGGCAGATCTTCTTGCCGATGGGCGGCAGCTTCTGCACCACCATGTCCACGCCCAGGTGGCCGTGCTCCTTGAGCGCCACCACTGCGCCCAGGAAGGTCATCCAGATGAAGAGCCAGCGCGAGACTTCTTCCGACATCGTGATGCCGGAGTTGAAGCCGTAGCGCAGCACCACGTTGCCGAACACGAGCACCACCATGACCGCGAGCGCGGCCGCGATCAGCGCCTCGATGCCGGTGCAGCACCGGTCGATCCAGCGGTTCATGGCGCAGCCGCGGCCAAGGCTTGCTTCTGCATCTCGACCAGCGCGCGCAGCGCGGCCAGGTACGACAGCGGGCCGAGCCCCTGCACCGTGCCCTTGACCGCCGGAGAGATGATCGAGTGCGCGCGCCATGCCTCGCGCGCGGCGATGTTGGACATGTGCACCTCGATGGTCGGGAAAGGCATCGCCTTGATCGCATCGTGCAGCGGCACGCCGTGCTGTGTGAGGCCCGCGGGGTTCACCAGCGCGCCTTGTGCATCGTCGATGTGCGTGTGCAGGAAGTCGATCAGGTCGCCTTCGTGGTTCGACTGGATCGTCTCGAGCGTCACGCCGAGTTCGCCCGCGAGCGCCTGCAGCTGCGCGTTGATTTCGGCGAGCGTGGTCTTGCCGTAGATGTGGGGTTCGCGGCGGCCGAACAGGTTGAGGTTGGGGCCGTGGAGGACGAGGATCTTCATGGGGAGCTTCGGTGAGGGGCTTTGCTTACTTGCGGATGCGGGCGAGTTCGTCGTTGTAGAGCTTGACGATGGCGGGGTCGTACTGCGCGGCGAACTTGTCGATGACGGGCTTGGCAACGGTGCGCATGCGGGCTTGCTCGGCGGGCGTGAGTTCGTTGAACTGGGCACCCTTGGCCTGCAGGTCGCCCACCGCCTTCTGCGCTGCGGCGCGGCTCACTTGCCGCTGATACCCGCGCGCCTCGTTGGCCGCGTCATTCATCATCTTCTGCTCGACGGGCGTGAGCGAGTCCCAGAACTTCTTGCTCACCAGCACGATGTTGGCCGCGTAGACATGGTTCGTGGCGCTCACGAACTTCTGCACCTCGTAGAACTTGTTCGAGAGGATCACGGCGTACGGATTCTCTTGACCGTCCACTGCCTTCGATTCGAGCGCGCCATACAACTCTGCAAAAGGCATCGGCACCGGATTGGCCTTGAAGGCCTTGAAGGTCTCCAGGAACACCGGGTTCGGAATCACGCGGATCTTCAAGCCTTCGAGGTCCTCGGGCTTGGTGATGGGGCGCTTGCTGTTGGTGACGTTGCGAAAGCCCAGGTCCCAGTAGCCCAGGGCGACGAGTCCCTTCTCGGGCAGCTTGGCGATGAGGGCCTGGCCCAGCGGCCCATCGAGCAATGCATCGGCCTGCGCGAAGGAGTTCACCGAGAAGGGGAAGTCGACAAGGCCGAACTCCTTGACGATGCCCGCGAGCGACGTGGTGGCCGGCGCCGACATCTGCTGCACGCCGCCTTGCAGGGCCGATTGCTGCTGCATCTCGTTGCCCAGTTGGGAGGCGGGGAACTCCTGGACCTTCATCTTGCCGGCGCTCTTGGCGGCGAGCAGTTCTGCGAATCGCTTGACGCCGAAGCTCACGGGGTGGTCGGCGTTGTTCAGGTGGCCGAAGCGGATCACGCGCTCCTGCTGCGCCCACGACGGGGCGGCAAGACCGACGCAGAAGCTGGCGATGGCAAGCGTACGAAGAAGTTTCACAAGGGGTCCTCAGGAAGAGATGGAAAAACCGGACTGGGCGCGATCATAGATTTGGTTGGAAAGCGTTTCCACTATGGAAATCCCTTCCCTCTATCTGTTACGCTCCGCCGGGCAAGATCACCGGCATCTGTCAAACGAACTTCGAAAGAGCGATATGAGCGGGATACTGGAACGCAGCTTCAAGGTGCTGGAACACCTGGCCGAACATCCGAAGGGCTGTGCGCTCTCGACATTGGCTGGCGAATTGGAGATTCCGCTGAGCGCGTCGCATCGCCTCCTCACGGAGCTGATCCGCTGCGGCTACGTGCGGCAGGACCCGCGCGACGGGCACTACGTGCTGACCATCAAGCTCGTCTCGATCAGCCTGTCGTTCCTGAGCCGTTCGGGCATCGTCGACATTGCCCAGCCCTTGCTCGACCAGCTCGCCTCGACCTCGGGCGAACTGGTGCGGCTGGCCGTGGTCGATGGCGACGAGCTGACCTTCGTGGCCAAGGCGCAAGGCGCCACGCGCGGCCTGCGTTACGACCCGGACATGGGCCTGTCGGTCAACCTCTCGTGCAGCGCGGCCGGCCATGCATGGCTCTCGACGATGAGCGAGGACGCCGCCACCGTGCTCGTCGCGAAAAAGGGGCTGGGCACGCCGCAGGACTACGGCCCCAAGGCGCCCACCTCCATCAAGGCCGTGATGGCCTACGTGAAGGCCGCGCACCAGCGCGGCTTCAGCATGATCAACGAAGTGTTCGCGCCGGGCATGACGGCCATGGCGGCGCCGGTGCTCGACGCCGGCGGCACGGCGATCGGCGTCGTCACCATCGCGGGTCCGCTGATCCGCCTGACGCCGCAACGGATGGAGGCGCTGGGACCGGCGCTTCTTCAGACCGCCGAAGACGTTGCGCGTGCCAGCGGCGCATCGGCGCTGTTCAAGAAAAGAGCCTAGACCGGCTCACATAAAAGAAGGAGACAAGCCATGAAGAGAGATTCGATTCGCAAGCTCGCGATGCTGGCCGCGGTCGCGGCCGCCGCCGTGTTCGCCACCGGCGGCGCGTTCGCACAGGTCAAGGAGCGCACCCTCAAGTTCGCGTTCCAGAACCAGACCGGTCACCCGCAGGCGCAGGGCGCGCAGAAATTCGCCGACATCGTCGCGGCGAGGTCCGGCGGCAAGATCACGGTGAAGCTGTTCGCGGGCGGCTCGCTCGGCGGCGACCTGCAGACGGTGTCGGCGTTGCAGGGCGGCACGGTCGAGATCACCGTGCTCAATGCCGGCATCCTCTCCGCGCAGGTCAAGGAGTTCGCGGCCTACGACTTTCCGTTCCTCTTCAACAGCGGCAAGGAAGCGGATGCCGTCACCGACGGCCCCTTCGGCCAGAAGCTGATGGCCAGGCTCGAAGACAAGGGCCTGCACGGCCTGGGCTACTGGGACCTGGGCTTTCGCAACCTCACCAACAGCAAGCGGCCGATCGTGAAGGCCGACGACATCGCGGGGCTGAAGATCCGCGTCATCCAGTCGCCGATCTACATCGATCTCTTCAGCGCACTGGGCGCCAACGCCACGCCGCTGCCGTTCCCCGAGCTCTATCCGGCCCTCGACCAGAAGGCGGTCGACGGGCAGGAGAACCCGAACACCACGATCCTCTCGT
This region of Variovorax sp. RKNM96 genomic DNA includes:
- a CDS encoding TRAP transporter large permease subunit → MTILVFVGSLLLAMAMGIPIAFALLASGVALMWHLDLFDAQILAQNVIGGADSFPLLAVPFFMLAGEIMNVGGLSKRIVDFALAVVGHVKGGLGYVTIMAGCLLSALSGSAVADAAALTALLLPMMVKAGHDKPRAAGLIAATGVIGPVIPPSIGLVIFGVAANVSISKLFLAAIVPGLLIGAALWLTWAWLVRREKIVPPPRKSSAEIFVTFRKAIWALMLPVIILVGLRMGVFTPTEAAVVAAVYALFVSTVIYREITWRDLYGIFVSAAKTSAIVMFLIAAAMVSAWLITVADLPSKIVGLLEPFMGNQILLMVAIMVIVMVVGTAMDMTPTILILTPVLMPVVKAAGIDPVYFGVLFIINNSIGLVTPPVGTVLNVVAGVGKISMDDVTRGVVPFMIAEFAILFVMVAFPQLVIAPARWFGG
- a CDS encoding IclR family transcriptional regulator, with the protein product MSGILERSFKVLEHLAEHPKGCALSTLAGELEIPLSASHRLLTELIRCGYVRQDPRDGHYVLTIKLVSISLSFLSRSGIVDIAQPLLDQLASTSGELVRLAVVDGDELTFVAKAQGATRGLRYDPDMGLSVNLSCSAAGHAWLSTMSEDAATVLVAKKGLGTPQDYGPKAPTSIKAVMAYVKAAHQRGFSMINEVFAPGMTAMAAPVLDAGGTAIGVVTIAGPLIRLTPQRMEALGPALLQTAEDVARASGASALFKKRA
- a CDS encoding TRAP transporter substrate-binding protein — encoded protein: MLAAVAAAAVFATGGAFAQVKERTLKFAFQNQTGHPQAQGAQKFADIVAARSGGKITVKLFAGGSLGGDLQTVSALQGGTVEITVLNAGILSAQVKEFAAYDFPFLFNSGKEADAVTDGPFGQKLMARLEDKGLHGLGYWDLGFRNLTNSKRPIVKADDIAGLKIRVIQSPIYIDLFSALGANATPLPFPELYPALDQKAVDGQENPNTTILSSKFAEVQKYITQTRHIYNPQALLISKKTWDGMSAEEKKIITDAATESTAFQRQASRGAADSALDALKKAGMTVSELPPEEMTKLRAKVKPVIDKYSASVGEATVKELMAEIEKARK
- a CDS encoding TRAP transporter substrate-binding protein, giving the protein MKLLRTLAIASFCVGLAAPSWAQQERVIRFGHLNNADHPVSFGVKRFAELLAAKSAGKMKVQEFPASQLGNEMQQQSALQGGVQQMSAPATTSLAGIVKEFGLVDFPFSVNSFAQADALLDGPLGQALIAKLPEKGLVALGYWDLGFRNVTNSKRPITKPEDLEGLKIRVIPNPVFLETFKAFKANPVPMPFAELYGALESKAVDGQENPYAVILSNKFYEVQKFVSATNHVYAANIVLVSKKFWDSLTPVEQKMMNDAANEARGYQRQVSRAAAQKAVGDLQAKGAQFNELTPAEQARMRTVAKPVIDKFAAQYDPAIVKLYNDELARIRK
- a CDS encoding type II 3-dehydroquinate dehydratase is translated as MKILVLHGPNLNLFGRREPHIYGKTTLAEINAQLQALAGELGVTLETIQSNHEGDLIDFLHTHIDDAQGALVNPAGLTQHGVPLHDAIKAMPFPTIEVHMSNIAAREAWRAHSIISPAVKGTVQGLGPLSYLAALRALVEMQKQALAAAAP
- a CDS encoding TRAP transporter small permease; this encodes MNRWIDRCCTGIEALIAAALAVMVVLVFGNVVLRYGFNSGITMSEEVSRWLFIWMTFLGAVVALKEHGHLGVDMVVQKLPPIGKKICLAVGHLVMLYIVWLLFQGSVAQARINWDVTAPVTGASMAIVYASGVVFSVLAGFILALDLLRLLMGRIAESDLVMVQESEEAVQLQQILGSQGADQGSVQGARK